A window of the Equus przewalskii isolate Varuska chromosome 10, EquPr2, whole genome shotgun sequence genome harbors these coding sequences:
- the RPRML gene encoding reprimo-like protein, whose amino-acid sequence MNATFLNHSGLEAAGGGGGAALGNRSHGLGTWLGCCPGGAPLTASDGVPVGLSPDERSLWVSRVAQIAVLCVLSLTVVFGVFFLGCNLLIKSESMINFLMQERRPSKDVGAAILGLY is encoded by the coding sequence ATGAACGCGACCTTCCTGAACCACAGCGGCCTggaggcggcgggcggcggcggcggggccgccCTGGGGAACCGCAGCCACGGGCTGGGCACGTGGCTGGGCTGCTGCCCCGGGGGCGCGCCGCTGACCGCCAGCGACGGGGTCCCGGTGGGGCTGTCGCCTGACGAGCGCAGCTTGTGGGTGTCGCGCGTGGCGCAGATCGCTGTGCTTTGCGTGTTGTCGCTCACCGTGGTCTTCGGCGTTTTCTTCCTGGGCTGCAACCTGCTCATCAAGTCGGAGAGCATGATCAACTTTCTGATGCAGGAGCGCCGGCCCTCCAAGGACGTGGGCGCCGCCATCCTGGGGCTGTACTGA